The following coding sequences lie in one Kribbella sp. NBC_00709 genomic window:
- a CDS encoding hydroxyacid dehydrogenase: MSSEPDSALTVMLAMHDDAMARVLVPRVRQRLEEIATVLPVGPGTSFLADPAVRAALPDVDVLLTGWGCPRIGPEVLEAAPKLQAILHAAGSVKAIVDPAAFDRGIQVSSAATANAQPVAEFTVAAIVLAGKRAFRLAAQYRTERRKADPHGMPGSYGTTVGLLGASRIAKMVAERLRGFDLEVLISDPYLTADEAAALGAELVDNDALFRRSDILSVHAPLIPETVGLVDGRLLGLLKDGSVLINTARGKIIDAEALLSECVSGRIDAVLDVTDPEPLPPDSPLLDLPNVFVTPHVAGAVGNEIARLGELAVSELERLATGQPLQHAVTQTELGRLA, from the coding sequence GTGAGCAGCGAACCAGATTCCGCCTTGACCGTCATGCTGGCGATGCACGACGACGCGATGGCCCGCGTCCTGGTGCCGCGGGTCCGGCAGCGGCTCGAGGAGATCGCCACCGTGCTCCCGGTCGGTCCGGGGACCAGCTTCCTCGCCGACCCCGCCGTCCGGGCGGCGCTGCCGGACGTCGACGTACTGCTCACCGGCTGGGGCTGCCCGCGGATCGGTCCGGAGGTCCTCGAGGCGGCGCCGAAGCTGCAGGCGATCCTGCATGCCGCCGGCTCGGTCAAGGCGATCGTCGACCCGGCCGCGTTCGACCGCGGCATCCAGGTGTCGTCGGCGGCCACCGCGAACGCGCAGCCGGTCGCCGAGTTCACGGTCGCGGCGATCGTGCTCGCCGGCAAGCGGGCGTTCCGCCTCGCGGCGCAGTACCGGACCGAGCGGCGGAAGGCGGACCCGCACGGGATGCCGGGCAGTTACGGTACGACGGTCGGCCTGCTCGGAGCGTCACGGATCGCGAAGATGGTCGCGGAGCGGCTGCGCGGGTTCGATCTGGAGGTCCTGATCAGCGACCCGTACCTGACCGCGGACGAGGCGGCGGCGCTCGGAGCCGAACTGGTCGACAACGACGCGCTGTTCCGGCGCAGCGACATCCTCAGCGTGCACGCGCCGCTGATTCCCGAGACGGTCGGCCTGGTGGACGGGCGGCTGCTCGGTCTGCTGAAGGACGGCTCGGTGCTGATCAACACCGCCCGGGGCAAGATCATCGACGCGGAGGCGTTGCTGAGCGAGTGCGTGTCCGGTCGCATCGACGCCGTACTCGATGTCACCGATCCCGAGCCGCTGCCGCCGGACTCGCCGCTGCTCGACCTGCCGAACGTCTTCGTCACCCCGCACGTGGCCGGTGCCGTCGGCAACGAGATCGCCCGCCTCGGCGAACTCGCCGTCAGCGAACTGGAACGCCTCGCCACCGGTCAGCCCCTGCAGCACGCCGTCACCCAAACCGAACTCGGAAGGCTTGCATGA
- a CDS encoding elongation factor G-like protein EF-G2, whose translation MADKTNASQGTGAAPAVDSPAAIRNVVLVGPSGSGKTTLVEALLVASGVLNRPGTVLDGTTVCDFDDAELRQQRSVGLSLASLPHDGVKVNLIDTPGYADFVGELRAGLRAADCALFVISASEGVDEPTKALWQECDQVGMPRAVVVTKLDHARANYQNALATAQGAFGDKVLPLYLPAGDGLIGLLSQTFFTYTAGKRSTSAPDAAYADEIEELRGTLIEGIIEESEDESLMDRYLGGEEIDQKVLIEDLERAVARGSFFPVIPVCSASGIGTFELLEVITSGFPSPPEHTIPDVFTPHGVARTGMACDPDGPLLAEVVKTTSDPYVGRVSLVRVFSGTIRPDATVHVSGHFTSFFGAHDGASHGHEDHDEDERIGALSFPLGKTQRPAGTVVAGDMCAIGRLTRAETGDTLSDKVDPLLLRPWNMPEPLLPIAVQAHAKTDEDKLGVGLQRLAAEDPTLRIEQNPETHQIVLWCMGEAHSDVVLDALANRYGVTVDTVELRVPLRETFLGSAKGHGRHVKQSGGHGQYAVCDIEVAPLPQGGGFEFVDKVVGGAVPRQFIPSVEKGVRAQMEKGVAAGYPMVDIRVTLLDGKSHSVDSSDMAFQMAGGLALREAAAASRVAMLEPVDLVSVLVPDELVGAVMSDLSGRRGRLLGTDKVGDDRTLVKAEVPQVEITRYTIDLRSLSHGAATFSRQFSRYEAMPDSAASKVK comes from the coding sequence ATGGCAGACAAGACGAATGCTTCCCAAGGCACCGGAGCCGCGCCCGCTGTGGACAGCCCGGCCGCCATCCGCAACGTGGTCCTGGTCGGCCCGTCCGGCTCCGGCAAGACCACCCTCGTCGAGGCCCTGCTGGTGGCCTCCGGAGTCCTGAACAGACCCGGCACCGTCCTGGACGGAACCACCGTGTGCGACTTCGACGACGCCGAGCTCCGGCAGCAGCGCTCGGTGGGCCTGTCGCTGGCCTCGCTGCCGCACGACGGCGTGAAGGTGAACCTGATCGACACCCCGGGGTACGCCGATTTCGTCGGCGAACTGCGGGCCGGCCTGCGCGCGGCCGACTGCGCGCTGTTCGTGATCTCGGCGAGCGAGGGCGTCGACGAGCCGACCAAGGCGCTGTGGCAGGAGTGCGACCAGGTCGGGATGCCGCGGGCCGTCGTGGTCACCAAGCTCGACCATGCCCGCGCCAACTACCAGAATGCGCTTGCCACCGCGCAGGGCGCGTTCGGCGACAAGGTCCTCCCGCTCTACTTGCCCGCTGGTGACGGGCTGATCGGGCTGCTCTCCCAGACGTTTTTCACCTACACCGCGGGCAAACGTTCGACCTCGGCCCCGGACGCGGCGTACGCCGACGAGATCGAGGAGCTCCGCGGCACGCTGATCGAGGGGATCATCGAGGAGTCCGAGGACGAGTCGCTGATGGACCGGTACCTCGGTGGCGAGGAGATCGACCAGAAGGTGCTGATCGAGGACCTGGAGAGAGCGGTCGCCCGCGGCTCGTTCTTCCCGGTCATCCCGGTCTGCAGTGCCTCCGGGATCGGCACGTTCGAGCTGCTCGAGGTGATCACCAGCGGGTTCCCGTCGCCGCCCGAGCACACCATCCCCGACGTGTTCACACCGCACGGCGTCGCCCGCACGGGCATGGCTTGCGACCCGGACGGGCCGCTGCTCGCCGAGGTGGTGAAGACGACGTCGGACCCGTACGTCGGGAGGGTCAGCCTGGTGCGGGTGTTCTCCGGCACCATCAGGCCCGACGCGACGGTTCACGTGTCGGGCCATTTCACGTCCTTCTTCGGTGCACACGACGGTGCGTCGCACGGGCACGAGGACCACGACGAGGACGAGCGGATCGGCGCGCTGTCGTTCCCGCTCGGCAAGACCCAGCGGCCGGCGGGGACGGTGGTCGCCGGCGACATGTGCGCGATCGGCCGGCTGACCCGGGCCGAGACCGGTGACACGCTGTCCGACAAGGTGGACCCGCTGCTGCTGAGGCCGTGGAACATGCCCGAGCCGTTGCTGCCGATCGCGGTCCAGGCGCACGCGAAGACCGACGAGGACAAGCTCGGGGTCGGGTTGCAGCGGCTGGCGGCCGAGGATCCGACGCTGCGGATCGAGCAGAACCCGGAGACCCACCAGATCGTGCTGTGGTGCATGGGCGAGGCGCACTCGGACGTCGTGCTGGATGCGCTCGCGAACCGGTACGGCGTGACCGTCGACACGGTCGAGCTCCGGGTCCCGCTGCGGGAGACGTTCCTCGGGTCGGCCAAGGGCCACGGGCGGCACGTGAAGCAGTCCGGCGGGCACGGTCAGTACGCCGTCTGCGACATCGAGGTCGCACCGCTACCGCAGGGCGGCGGGTTCGAGTTCGTCGACAAGGTGGTCGGCGGGGCGGTGCCGCGGCAGTTCATCCCGAGCGTCGAGAAGGGCGTCCGGGCGCAGATGGAGAAAGGCGTCGCGGCCGGGTATCCGATGGTCGACATCCGGGTCACGTTGCTGGACGGGAAGTCACACAGCGTCGACTCGTCCGACATGGCGTTCCAGATGGCCGGCGGGCTGGCGCTGCGCGAGGCGGCAGCCGCCTCGCGCGTCGCGATGCTCGAGCCGGTGGACCTGGTGTCGGTCCTCGTACCGGACGAGCTGGTCGGCGCGGTGATGAGCGATCTGTCCGGGCGCCGCGGTCGGTTGCTCGGCACGGACAAGGTCGGCGACGACAGGACGCTGGTGAAGGCCGAAGTACCGCAGGTGGAGATCACCCGCTACACCATCGATCTCCGGTCCCTGTCCCACGGCGCGGCCACCTTCAGCCGCCAGTTCTCCCGCTACGAAGCAATGCCGGACTCCGCGGCGTCCAAGGTGAAATGA
- a CDS encoding DUF2207 domain-containing protein, translated as MRKALGVVISTLVAVLALAGFAVPASADAGDEIRNFKIEYTVSADGVLHVTETIDYVFGSTGRHGIYRDLVTREPYKDDDSKDQEYQVSNIKVSTPTPNVSAEFTTDTFQENNQRNENTQIKIGSANSTVPGDEATYVISYDVRGALRHFADHSELYWDATGSAWSAVIDQVTVNVTVPQGVTQVDCFSGEAGSTQTCPQKSVVGQQGVFGASQLQRGQQLTVVAGITAGAVQNDTPILVDPPNWLERNGLSWLSLIGAGLVTAVAIVAAALYAKLGNKDQRYAGMPPGTFPPDGVAAEPVKDELSTDQLPVAFSPPRIPVAEGGLLIDAKATTVETAATLIDMAVRGGVRIDNTGDSQKAVLLNPAVATAPHEQALMSGMFPTLQPGSEVVLERGAVGENAMRTAHTSMITALREQVKQRGWYLRMPRAGGGSVFKNGFGCACMAMIVIWVFGAGFIGTITAAATGGAGRAIVIAVPVVAVVVALGIWIAIRSRGRRNPAGRAVTDQLIGFRKYLATAEADQLRFEEGEDIFSKYLPWAIAFGIADRWQRVCEQLVAAGRITPDPVWYYGPSYYTSGWTAGAVSSTVASTFDPPPTPSSSGGGGGSSSGFSGGSSGGGGGGGGGGSW; from the coding sequence ATGCGTAAGGCACTCGGGGTCGTCATCAGCACGCTGGTCGCCGTCCTGGCACTGGCCGGATTCGCTGTCCCGGCGTCAGCGGACGCGGGTGACGAGATCAGGAACTTCAAGATCGAGTACACCGTCTCGGCCGACGGTGTGCTGCACGTGACCGAGACGATCGACTACGTCTTCGGGAGCACCGGCCGGCACGGCATCTATCGGGACCTGGTCACCCGGGAGCCGTACAAGGACGACGACTCGAAGGACCAGGAGTACCAGGTCTCGAACATCAAGGTCTCCACGCCCACACCGAATGTCTCGGCCGAGTTCACCACGGACACGTTCCAGGAGAACAACCAGCGCAACGAGAACACCCAGATCAAGATCGGCTCGGCGAACAGCACCGTCCCCGGCGACGAGGCGACGTACGTGATCTCGTACGACGTCCGCGGCGCGCTGCGGCACTTCGCCGACCACAGCGAGCTGTACTGGGATGCGACCGGTAGCGCCTGGTCAGCGGTGATCGACCAGGTCACGGTCAACGTCACCGTCCCGCAGGGCGTCACCCAGGTCGACTGTTTCTCCGGCGAGGCCGGGTCGACGCAGACCTGCCCGCAGAAGTCGGTCGTCGGCCAGCAAGGCGTCTTCGGCGCGTCCCAGCTCCAGCGAGGGCAGCAGCTCACGGTCGTCGCCGGCATCACCGCCGGCGCGGTCCAGAACGACACGCCGATCCTGGTCGACCCACCGAACTGGCTCGAGCGCAACGGCCTGTCCTGGCTCTCGCTGATCGGCGCCGGCCTGGTGACCGCGGTCGCGATCGTCGCCGCCGCCCTCTACGCCAAGCTCGGCAACAAGGACCAGCGGTACGCCGGGATGCCGCCGGGGACGTTCCCGCCGGACGGGGTCGCGGCCGAGCCGGTCAAGGACGAGCTGAGCACGGACCAGCTCCCGGTCGCGTTCTCGCCGCCGCGGATCCCGGTCGCCGAGGGCGGCCTGCTGATCGACGCGAAGGCGACCACGGTCGAGACGGCCGCGACGCTGATCGACATGGCGGTGCGCGGCGGCGTACGGATCGACAACACGGGCGACTCGCAGAAGGCCGTGCTGCTGAATCCCGCGGTCGCGACCGCACCGCACGAGCAGGCACTGATGTCGGGGATGTTCCCGACGCTGCAGCCGGGGTCCGAGGTGGTGCTCGAGCGCGGCGCGGTCGGAGAGAACGCCATGCGGACCGCGCACACCTCGATGATCACCGCGCTGCGCGAGCAGGTGAAGCAGCGCGGGTGGTACCTGCGGATGCCGCGAGCCGGCGGCGGTTCCGTGTTCAAGAACGGCTTCGGCTGCGCGTGCATGGCGATGATCGTGATCTGGGTGTTCGGCGCGGGCTTCATCGGCACGATCACCGCGGCGGCGACCGGCGGCGCGGGCCGGGCGATCGTGATCGCGGTCCCGGTGGTCGCGGTGGTCGTTGCCCTCGGCATCTGGATCGCGATCCGCAGCCGTGGCCGGCGGAACCCGGCCGGGCGGGCGGTGACCGACCAGTTGATCGGCTTCCGGAAGTACCTGGCGACGGCCGAGGCGGACCAGTTGCGGTTCGAGGAAGGCGAGGACATCTTCTCGAAGTACTTGCCCTGGGCCATCGCTTTCGGGATCGCCGACCGCTGGCAGCGGGTGTGCGAGCAGCTGGTCGCCGCCGGCCGGATCACACCGGATCCGGTCTGGTACTACGGTCCGTCCTACTACACCTCCGGCTGGACCGCGGGCGCGGTCAGCTCGACCGTCGCAAGCACCTTCGACCCGCCGCCGACCCCGTCCAGCTCCGGCGGTGGCGGCGGCAGCTCCTCCGGCTTCAGCGGTGGCTCGTCCGGCGGCGGTGGCGGTGGCGGAGGCGGCGGAAGCTGGTAG
- a CDS encoding DUF2264 domain-containing protein, translated as MTRLVLPDTDRVLSRQTGWSRAHWEALADHLLDSLVPYFSPGASLVELPGRPSRSGTASDALEGFARSFMLAAFRIAGVQGKGCEELIERYARGVANGANPDHPEAWLRLTPRSQQMVEAAAIAVSLHETREWIWDRLDTRAQEHVAEWLGGFNGSTTHDNNWRLFQVVSEQFLASVGAPYSQDDIDGGLDRIEDWYVGDGWYSDGDGQNFDNYIGWAMHLYPGLWARMAAATPGAQYEDRLKAYRERIKLFLEDALYLVGNDGAPIYQGRSLTYRMAAATPYWMGAILDSTPLTPGQTRRLCSGVARHFVQHGVPDERGVLTLGWYDTFLPTTQQYSGPGSPYWASKGFVGLILSPEHPVWTDPEDSVPLDDADQLRAMPKPGWIVHASRHDQVVQLVNHGADHAPVAEPAGVEPAGDPHYNRLAYANHAGPDLSDHEPHIDNLISLVSADGAASGRGRIRRLGVDEHRASSWQKAWLGTEGPWAIEITSVVHSGWEIRCALVEGPAGASVRSGGFAVAGESLPTATAEAVVASARNDDGLVSAVVGLHGYDDAGVHRGLGVNPFGAHSATPYLTAPHRGEPLVLVNAVLLTRDALRPEALAEGIDVAVDGTTVRISLPGGVEVVELGRNRIA; from the coding sequence ATGACCCGCCTCGTTCTCCCCGACACCGATCGCGTGCTTTCTCGTCAGACCGGGTGGAGCCGGGCGCACTGGGAGGCGCTCGCGGATCATCTGCTCGACTCGCTGGTGCCGTACTTCTCCCCCGGCGCCTCCCTGGTCGAGCTCCCGGGCCGGCCGAGCCGATCGGGTACGGCGTCCGATGCGCTGGAAGGCTTCGCCCGGTCGTTCATGCTGGCGGCGTTCCGGATCGCCGGTGTCCAGGGCAAAGGCTGCGAGGAACTGATCGAGCGGTACGCCCGCGGTGTCGCGAACGGCGCGAACCCGGACCACCCCGAGGCCTGGCTGCGGCTCACCCCGAGGTCGCAGCAGATGGTGGAGGCCGCCGCGATCGCGGTATCGCTGCACGAGACCCGCGAATGGATCTGGGACCGGCTCGACACCCGCGCGCAGGAGCACGTCGCGGAGTGGCTCGGCGGCTTCAACGGGTCGACGACGCACGACAACAACTGGCGGCTGTTCCAGGTCGTGAGCGAGCAGTTCCTCGCCTCGGTCGGAGCGCCGTACTCGCAGGACGACATCGACGGCGGGCTCGACCGGATCGAGGACTGGTACGTCGGCGACGGGTGGTACTCCGACGGCGACGGGCAGAACTTCGACAACTACATCGGCTGGGCGATGCACCTCTACCCGGGACTGTGGGCGCGGATGGCCGCCGCGACCCCGGGCGCGCAGTACGAGGACCGGCTGAAGGCATACCGCGAACGGATCAAGCTGTTCCTGGAAGATGCGTTGTACCTCGTCGGGAACGACGGCGCGCCGATCTACCAGGGGCGATCGCTGACCTACCGGATGGCGGCCGCGACGCCATACTGGATGGGCGCGATCCTCGACTCCACTCCCCTGACGCCGGGCCAGACGCGGCGGCTGTGCTCGGGCGTCGCCCGGCACTTCGTGCAGCACGGCGTACCGGATGAGCGTGGCGTGCTGACCCTCGGGTGGTACGACACGTTCCTGCCGACGACGCAGCAGTACTCCGGACCTGGATCGCCGTACTGGGCTTCGAAGGGGTTCGTCGGGCTGATCCTGTCGCCGGAGCACCCGGTGTGGACGGACCCCGAGGACTCGGTTCCGCTCGACGACGCCGATCAGCTGCGGGCGATGCCGAAGCCGGGCTGGATCGTGCACGCGAGCCGGCACGACCAGGTCGTGCAGTTGGTGAACCACGGCGCCGACCACGCGCCGGTCGCGGAGCCTGCGGGTGTGGAGCCGGCGGGCGATCCGCATTACAACCGGCTGGCGTACGCGAACCACGCGGGGCCGGACCTGTCCGACCACGAGCCGCACATCGACAACCTGATCTCGCTGGTCTCCGCTGACGGTGCCGCCAGCGGGCGCGGGCGGATCCGGCGGCTCGGGGTGGATGAGCACAGGGCGTCCTCGTGGCAGAAGGCGTGGCTCGGAACCGAGGGTCCGTGGGCGATCGAGATCACGTCCGTGGTACACAGCGGGTGGGAGATCCGGTGTGCGCTGGTCGAGGGCCCGGCCGGTGCGTCGGTACGCAGCGGCGGGTTCGCGGTCGCCGGCGAGTCATTGCCGACGGCAACCGCTGAGGCAGTGGTGGCTTCGGCGCGGAACGACGACGGACTGGTGTCGGCGGTGGTCGGCCTGCACGGGTACGACGATGCAGGCGTGCATCGCGGGCTCGGAGTGAATCCGTTCGGTGCGCACTCGGCTACGCCGTACCTGACCGCCCCGCATCGCGGCGAGCCGTTGGTGCTGGTGAACGCCGTCCTGCTGACCCGCGACGCGTTGCGCCCGGAAGCGCTTGCCGAGGGCATCGATGTGGCCGTGGACGGTACGACGGTGCGGATCAGCCTGCCCGGCGGCGTCGAGGTGGTCGAACTGGGCCGGAACCGAATCGCTTAG
- a CDS encoding DUF2207 domain-containing protein, whose product MRRALGVVVSMLAVAMALAGYAVPASAAIGDRVRTMAIDYTVTADGVLHVTETINYHFGDPDRHGIFRDLVIREPFVDDASKDQKYAVSNIRVSSPTAPDAFDTSTTKTNKARNQVLRIKIGSSGKTVPGQDATYQLSYEVRGGLRHFADHSELFWDATGSSWEAPLDHVAISVTVPQGVQQVACFEGPPGSQDSCNEKSIRAGTAVFTQETDVVRGEGLTIVAGIKSGAVSNDAPIVADPPGVLERYGLNLPVVLLSAVLTLGVIVTGKLLGRRRRDLRYAGMPPGTVPPEGLAPQTVMDRLDEKEIPVAFAPPDIAVAEGGLLIDGKADTTEVAATLVDLAVRGAIRIESDDDVRTAVLVDVAAATAPHEKTLLKGLFPRQEPGAQVRLLTPTVGDTRPARAAENMVDALREQVEERRWYSRMPRRSKVVESAGYGWVPLGCGVFLAALAGLIGLIVWMVKFGAPSWLGPAIVVVVPVLAVLNGVLDVILQRRRGRRTALGRALTDQVIGFRRYLTTAEADQLRFEDGEDIFSRYLPWAVVLGLADRWQQVCRQLVQSGRLTATPTW is encoded by the coding sequence ATGCGTCGAGCACTCGGGGTCGTTGTCAGCATGCTCGCGGTCGCGATGGCGCTGGCCGGGTACGCCGTGCCCGCGTCGGCCGCCATCGGTGACCGGGTGCGGACAATGGCGATCGACTACACCGTCACGGCCGACGGGGTGCTCCACGTGACGGAGACGATCAACTACCACTTCGGCGACCCGGACCGGCACGGGATCTTCCGCGACCTGGTCATCCGGGAGCCTTTCGTGGACGACGCGTCGAAGGACCAGAAGTACGCGGTGTCGAACATCCGGGTCTCGTCGCCGACGGCGCCCGACGCGTTCGACACCTCGACGACGAAGACGAACAAGGCCCGCAACCAGGTACTGCGGATCAAGATCGGCTCGTCGGGCAAGACGGTTCCCGGCCAGGATGCGACGTACCAGCTCAGCTATGAGGTGCGAGGTGGGTTGCGGCACTTCGCGGACCACAGTGAGCTGTTCTGGGACGCGACCGGGTCCAGCTGGGAGGCGCCGCTCGATCACGTGGCGATCAGCGTGACGGTGCCGCAGGGCGTCCAGCAGGTCGCGTGCTTCGAAGGCCCGCCTGGGTCGCAGGACAGCTGCAACGAGAAGAGCATCCGCGCGGGCACGGCGGTGTTCACGCAGGAGACCGATGTCGTGCGCGGCGAGGGACTGACGATTGTCGCGGGCATCAAATCCGGTGCCGTGAGCAACGACGCGCCGATCGTCGCCGACCCGCCGGGCGTCCTCGAACGGTACGGACTCAACCTGCCGGTGGTGCTGCTGTCGGCAGTGCTCACGCTCGGCGTGATCGTGACGGGCAAGCTGCTCGGCCGGCGTCGCCGGGATCTCCGGTACGCCGGCATGCCGCCGGGAACCGTGCCGCCCGAAGGTCTCGCGCCGCAGACGGTCATGGATCGGCTGGACGAGAAGGAGATCCCGGTCGCGTTCGCCCCGCCGGACATCGCGGTCGCGGAGGGCGGGCTGCTGATCGACGGGAAAGCGGACACGACCGAGGTCGCAGCGACGCTGGTCGATCTGGCCGTGCGCGGCGCAATCCGGATCGAGAGCGATGACGACGTACGGACGGCGGTGCTGGTCGACGTCGCGGCCGCGACGGCACCGCATGAGAAGACGCTGCTGAAAGGGCTGTTCCCAAGGCAGGAACCGGGCGCCCAAGTGCGGCTGCTGACGCCGACGGTGGGGGACACCCGACCGGCGCGGGCCGCGGAGAACATGGTCGACGCGCTGCGGGAGCAGGTCGAGGAGCGACGCTGGTACAGCCGGATGCCGCGACGGTCGAAGGTCGTGGAGTCGGCCGGCTACGGCTGGGTGCCGCTGGGGTGCGGGGTGTTCCTGGCGGCGCTGGCCGGCCTGATCGGGCTGATCGTGTGGATGGTGAAGTTCGGCGCACCCAGCTGGCTGGGTCCGGCGATCGTTGTCGTCGTACCGGTGCTGGCGGTGCTGAACGGCGTACTCGACGTGATCCTCCAGCGGCGCCGCGGGCGTCGTACGGCGCTGGGCCGGGCGCTGACGGATCAGGTGATCGGATTCCGCCGGTACCTCACCACGGCCGAGGCTGATCAGCTGCGCTTCGAGGACGGCGAGGACATCTTCAGCCGGTACCTGCCGTGGGCCGTCGTCCTGGGTCTCGCCGACCGTTGGCAACAGGTCTGCCGGCAGTTGGTCCAGTCCGGCCGGCTGACCGCCACACCCACCTGGTGA
- a CDS encoding ferritin: protein MSTYEKLLQEQIRNEFTASQQYVAVAVWYDDQDLPQLAAHFYKQSLEERNHAMMMVQYLLDKDIRPHIPSVGEVESDFKTALEPLELALAQEITVTKQIETLARTARDESDYIGEQFMQWFLKEQVEEVAAMKTLVNVANRAGDNLFHLEDFLAREVVGAAGSDPTAPTAAGGAV from the coding sequence ATGAGCACGTACGAAAAACTTCTGCAGGAGCAGATCCGTAACGAATTCACGGCGTCACAGCAGTATGTGGCAGTCGCCGTCTGGTATGACGACCAGGACCTGCCACAGCTGGCCGCGCACTTCTACAAGCAGTCGCTGGAAGAGCGCAACCACGCGATGATGATGGTCCAGTACCTGCTGGACAAGGACATCCGGCCGCACATCCCGTCGGTGGGCGAGGTCGAGTCCGACTTCAAAACCGCGCTCGAGCCGCTCGAGCTCGCGCTGGCGCAGGAGATCACGGTCACCAAGCAGATCGAGACGCTGGCCCGGACGGCGCGGGACGAGAGCGACTACATCGGCGAGCAATTCATGCAGTGGTTCCTCAAGGAGCAGGTCGAGGAGGTCGCCGCGATGAAGACCCTGGTGAACGTGGCCAACCGCGCCGGCGACAACCTCTTCCACCTCGAGGACTTCCTGGCCCGCGAGGTCGTCGGCGCCGCCGGCTCCGACCCCACCGCACCCACCGCCGCAGGCGGAGCCGTCTGA